From a region of the Blochmannia endosymbiont of Camponotus modoc genome:
- the carA gene encoding glutamine-hydrolyzing carbamoyl-phosphate synthase small subunit, with amino-acid sequence MKSALLVLEDGNQFYGYAIGAEGETVGEVVFNTSMTGYQEIITDPSYAYQIVILTCPHIGNVGTNEFDNESSCIQVRGLIIRDLAMVVSNFRYTLSLSDYLVQQNIVGIAGVDTRKLTRLIREKGIQHGCIIACNMPDATLALRKAREFTGLNGLNLVHEVSTSRQYIWNQGTWNIKSGVFCTPLHLPYRVVVYDFGVKRNIMRILVDYGCLLTVVPAHTTAQEIIDMQPDGVFLANGPGDPNAYEYAINSIQTFLNTTTIPLFGICLGHQLLALASGAKTIKMKFGHHGSNHPVKDIETNKVIITAQNHNFVVDKQTLPDTLKITHISLFDGTLQGIHHINKPAFSFQGHPEASPGPHDAASSLFGHFIKLIKNYRNK; translated from the coding sequence ATGAAATCAGCATTGTTAGTATTAGAAGATGGTAATCAATTTTATGGTTATGCAATAGGCGCAGAAGGAGAAACAGTAGGAGAAGTAGTGTTTAACACATCAATGACTGGATATCAAGAAATAATTACTGACCCTTCTTATGCTTATCAAATAGTCATATTAACTTGCCCTCATATTGGAAACGTGGGTACTAATGAATTTGATAATGAATCTTCTTGTATTCAGGTAAGAGGGCTGATTATTCGTGACCTAGCAATGGTTGTTAGTAATTTTCGTTATACATTGAGTCTTTCAGATTATTTAGTGCAACAAAATATTGTTGGAATTGCTGGAGTAGATACTCGTAAGTTAACTCGTTTAATACGAGAAAAGGGAATACAACACGGCTGCATCATTGCTTGTAACATGCCTGATGCCACATTAGCATTGCGTAAGGCTCGCGAATTTACTGGATTGAATGGACTTAATCTTGTTCATGAAGTAAGTACTTCTCGACAGTATATTTGGAATCAAGGCACTTGGAATATTAAATCTGGAGTATTCTGCACTCCATTACACCTACCTTATCGTGTTGTAGTATATGATTTTGGTGTTAAACGAAATATCATGCGTATATTAGTAGATTATGGTTGCTTATTAACTGTGGTTCCAGCGCATACTACAGCGCAAGAAATAATTGATATGCAACCAGATGGTGTCTTTCTAGCCAATGGGCCTGGAGATCCAAATGCATATGAATACGCAATTAATTCTATACAAACTTTTTTAAATACAACTACAATCCCATTGTTTGGAATTTGTTTAGGACATCAGTTACTTGCGTTAGCCAGCGGAGCTAAAACGATAAAAATGAAATTTGGACATCATGGCTCTAATCATCCAGTTAAAGATATAGAAACAAATAAGGTTATAATTACCGCTCAAAATCATAATTTTGTAGTAGATAAACAAACTTTACCTGATACGTTAAAAATAACGCATATTTCATTATTTGATGGCACTCTCCAAGGTATTCACCATATTAATAAACCTGCTTTTAGTTTCCAAGGGCATCCAGAGGCTAGTCCTGGCCCGCATGATGCTGCATCATCATTATTTGGTCATTTCATTAAATTAATTAAAAATTACCGTAATAAATAA
- the dapB gene encoding 4-hydroxy-tetrahydrodipicolinate reductase, with amino-acid sequence MSDALLRIAVTGVTGRMGKEIVTCVVKGEKQFSQEIVLGAAITRLNTNICGMDVGVLINTDTLGIEVTDDLESIKDNFDVLVDFTAPDISIEYLKFCVNNNKNIVIGTTGFNQIHKNFILNASHKIGIVFSSNFSIGVALISKLLHKITQIIGNTSDISIIETHHNRKRDIPSGTSLTMQNIIVNALRSIHSNKIMDSNLDSTTYSSSSSYNDILIHSIRAGDVVGEHTVLFAGPGERLEITHKASDRLIFAHGALRAAFWIGRDKRGLFDISDILELDTLL; translated from the coding sequence ATGAGTGATGCACTTCTCCGTATTGCTGTTACGGGAGTAACTGGTCGCATGGGCAAAGAAATAGTAACTTGTGTTGTTAAAGGAGAAAAACAATTTAGTCAAGAAATTGTTTTGGGAGCTGCTATAACACGGTTAAATACTAATATTTGTGGAATGGATGTTGGAGTATTAATAAACACTGATACTTTAGGTATAGAAGTTACTGATGATTTGGAATCAATTAAAGACAATTTTGATGTTTTGGTTGATTTCACTGCCCCTGATATATCTATAGAATATTTAAAATTTTGTGTTAATAACAATAAAAATATAGTTATTGGTACTACTGGATTTAATCAGATACATAAGAATTTTATTCTAAATGCGTCTCATAAAATAGGAATTGTTTTTTCCTCCAATTTTAGTATAGGTGTAGCGTTAATATCTAAATTATTGCATAAGATTACACAAATTATAGGTAATACTTCAGATATCAGTATTATTGAAACTCATCATAACAGGAAACGTGACATACCGTCTGGAACTTCTTTAACAATGCAAAATATTATTGTAAATGCATTGCGATCTATTCATTCTAATAAAATTATGGATTCTAATCTTGATTCTACAACGTATTCATCATCCTCTTCTTATAATGATATATTAATTCATTCGATACGTGCTGGAGATGTCGTTGGAGAACATACTGTTTTATTTGCAGGACCAGGAGAACGTTTAGAAATTACACATAAAGCATCAGATCGTTTAATATTTGCTCATGGAGCATTACGTGCTGCTTTTTGGATAGGACGTGATAAAAGAGGATTATTTGATATAAGCGATATTTTAGAATTGGATACGCTATTATGA